From a region of the Mycobacterium sp. SMC-8 genome:
- a CDS encoding hydrogenase, with protein MASVLWFQGGACSGNTMSFLNAEEPNVVDLIVDFGLDLLWHPSLGLELGENAQKVFRDCADGQRPLDIFVFEGTVMQAYGGRTDMFADRPMKDWVTDLAGAAQIVVAIGDCACWGGIPAMEPNPSGSTGLQFHKREKGGFLGPDFRSKMGLPVINVPGCPAHPDWITQILVALATGRAGDITLDDLHRPETFFKTFTQTGCTRVQFFEYKQSTLSFGEGTRTGCLFYEFGCRGPMTHSPCNRILWNRQSSKTRAGMPCIGCTEPEFPHFDLAPGTLFKTQKVSGMIPKEVPEGTDHLTYMGLAAAARIAAPQWSKEDMFVV; from the coding sequence ATGGCATCGGTGCTGTGGTTCCAGGGTGGGGCATGTAGTGGCAACACCATGTCGTTCCTCAACGCCGAGGAGCCCAACGTCGTCGACCTGATCGTCGACTTCGGCCTCGATCTCCTCTGGCACCCGTCGCTGGGGCTCGAACTCGGGGAGAACGCCCAGAAGGTCTTCCGGGACTGCGCCGACGGGCAGCGGCCGCTCGACATCTTCGTGTTCGAGGGCACGGTCATGCAGGCCTACGGCGGCCGCACGGACATGTTCGCCGACCGCCCGATGAAGGACTGGGTCACCGACCTGGCCGGAGCCGCGCAGATCGTCGTCGCGATCGGTGACTGCGCCTGCTGGGGCGGTATCCCCGCGATGGAACCCAACCCGTCGGGGTCCACCGGACTGCAGTTCCACAAGCGGGAGAAGGGCGGCTTCCTCGGCCCCGACTTCCGGTCGAAGATGGGCCTCCCGGTGATCAATGTGCCTGGCTGCCCCGCTCACCCGGACTGGATCACCCAGATCCTGGTGGCGCTGGCCACCGGCCGCGCCGGCGACATCACGCTCGACGACCTGCACCGCCCGGAGACGTTCTTCAAGACGTTCACCCAGACCGGCTGCACCCGGGTGCAGTTCTTCGAGTACAAGCAGTCCACCCTGTCGTTCGGTGAGGGAACCCGAACCGGTTGCCTGTTCTATGAATTCGGCTGCCGCGGTCCGATGACGCACTCCCCGTGCAACCGGATTCTGTGGAACCGGCAGTCGTCGAAGACCCGGGCCGGGATGCCCTGCATCGGCTGCACCGAACCGGAGTTCCCGCACTTCGACCTGGCGCCGGGGACGCTGTTCAAGACGCAGAAGGTCAGCGGCATGATCCCGAAGGAAGTTCCCGAGGGAACCGATCACCTCACGTACATGGGCCTGGCGGCGGCCGCGCGGATCGCGGCGCCGCAGTGGTCCAAAGAAGACATGTTCGTGGTCTAG
- the hypE gene encoding hydrogenase expression/formation protein HypE, with product MPDTPVSVDPADWVCPLPLRETRRVVLGHGGGGVLSEELIENLFLPAFGSQPGPSRDSAVLDTGAGRIALTTDSYVVQPLFFPGGNIGDLAVNGTINDLACSGAQPIGITAGFILEEGLEIDVLGTVAATMGRAAAEAGVPIVTGDTKVVGKGGADQLFINTAGVGVVPPGVAIGPERARPGDVVIVSGDIGEHGVAIMSVREGIDFGTVVTTDSAPLHRLVGAMLAAGEPGAVHTLRDPTRGGLVASVVEIARAASVGVDLDEAAIPVPETVASACSFLGLDPLQVANEGKMVAFVAPEHAEAVLAAMRGCPEGVGAAVIGRVVADHPGMAVARTPFGTTRVVERELGEQLPRIC from the coding sequence ATGCCTGACACGCCCGTGTCCGTCGACCCCGCCGACTGGGTGTGCCCGCTGCCGCTGCGCGAGACGAGACGCGTGGTGCTGGGGCATGGCGGCGGTGGCGTGCTGTCCGAGGAGCTGATCGAAAACCTCTTCCTGCCGGCGTTCGGATCTCAGCCCGGACCGAGCCGCGATTCGGCGGTGCTCGACACCGGCGCCGGCCGCATCGCGCTGACCACCGACTCCTACGTCGTGCAGCCGCTGTTCTTCCCCGGCGGCAACATCGGCGACCTCGCGGTCAACGGCACGATCAACGATCTGGCCTGCAGCGGAGCGCAACCGATCGGGATCACCGCCGGGTTCATCCTCGAGGAGGGCCTGGAGATCGACGTGCTCGGCACCGTCGCGGCGACGATGGGCAGGGCCGCCGCCGAAGCCGGGGTTCCCATCGTCACCGGTGACACCAAGGTCGTCGGGAAGGGCGGTGCCGACCAGCTTTTCATCAATACCGCCGGGGTGGGAGTCGTCCCGCCGGGGGTCGCGATCGGCCCGGAACGGGCCCGCCCCGGCGACGTGGTGATCGTCTCGGGTGACATCGGCGAGCACGGGGTCGCCATCATGAGCGTGCGCGAGGGGATCGACTTCGGCACCGTGGTGACCACCGACAGCGCACCGCTGCACCGGCTGGTGGGCGCGATGCTGGCTGCAGGCGAGCCCGGTGCGGTGCACACGCTGCGCGATCCCACCCGCGGCGGCCTGGTGGCGTCGGTCGTCGAGATCGCCCGGGCCGCATCGGTCGGCGTGGACCTCGACGAGGCGGCCATTCCGGTCCCCGAGACCGTGGCGTCGGCCTGCTCGTTCCTCGGGCTGGATCCGCTGCAGGTCGCCAACGAGGGCAAGATGGTGGCGTTCGTGGCCCCCGAGCACGCCGAGGCGGTCCTCGCCGCGATGCGTGGTTGCCCCGAGGGCGTCGGCGCCGCGGTGATCGGGCGCGTCGTCGCCGACCATCCCGGCATGGCGGTGGCCCGCACCCCGTTCGGCACCACCCGGGTGGTGGAACGTGAACTGGGGGAGCAACTTCCACGGATCTGCTGA
- a CDS encoding HypC/HybG/HupF family hydrogenase formation chaperone yields MCLGIPGKVIEIWEEAGTRMSTVEFGGTTKTVCLAYLPDMEVGEYTIVHAGFAIARLDEVSAHETLRMFAELGVLDEELAGEQPVGRRDPA; encoded by the coding sequence ATGTGCCTCGGAATCCCCGGCAAGGTGATCGAGATCTGGGAGGAGGCCGGGACACGGATGTCCACGGTCGAGTTCGGCGGCACCACCAAGACGGTGTGCCTGGCCTACCTCCCTGACATGGAGGTCGGCGAGTACACGATCGTGCACGCCGGGTTCGCGATCGCCCGACTGGATGAGGTGTCGGCCCACGAGACGCTGCGCATGTTCGCCGAGCTCGGCGTCCTCGACGAGGAACTGGCCGGCGAGCAGCCGGTGGGCAGGAGGGACCCGGCATGA
- the hypF gene encoding carbamoyltransferase HypF — translation MSARSENTAVPVPSDTVRVRLTITGVVQGVGFRPAVARIAAQNRLAGFVLNDARAVRCELEGPGPRVDVAVRTLRDAPPPLACVDSFATEMRPALGETVFRILDSTPSGDDGDRTLVSPDIATCADCLRELFDPADRRHRHPFITCTNCGPRYTVITDVPYDRPTTTMAGFAMCPSCAAEYGDPADRRYHAQTIACPECGPTLSWHGPGPHGGAVESAAAALRAGLIVAVKGVGGYHLACRADDDDAVARLRRRKNRPAKPFAVMAADIEAARRICHVDDAAARSLTSAAAPIVLLPARAGAVSIHVAPNLTELGVMLAYSPVHHLLFAEPDMPALVMTSANQGGSPIVFRDGDLDWIDGLADAVLTHDRPIHVPCEDSVVSIDDDGNEVPLRRSRGYAPLPVSIGSGEPDDLPVILATGGDIKTTFALTGRHGRAHLSSHLGDMADPRTQDCFAAAVDHLGFLTGSAPTVLAHDLHPQYATTRWAQRRGDRLLAVQHHHAHVVSLLAEHRRLGEPIIAVTYDGTGFGTDGTIWGGELLAVRDPARFTRVGHLAPFALPGGEGAVRQPARIALDLLDRAGIEASDDLPPVAALGAAGLHILTQQLRRGVGCVPTTSMGRLFDAVSSLLGVCRQVSYEGQAAIELEHRARAGRPWRAVDFEVTAGVLDPAPVITALVDGVRRGVPTADLAMAFHDAVVRATVRAAGDAAVAAGIPTIGLTGGVFANRRLLAGITRGLRARGLEVLTHRVVPCNDGGLALGQAAVAAATLSQRMFRERSGPCASESPAR, via the coding sequence ATGAGCGCTCGTTCGGAGAACACGGCGGTGCCCGTGCCGAGTGACACCGTGCGGGTGCGGTTGACCATCACCGGAGTGGTCCAGGGTGTGGGCTTCCGGCCCGCCGTCGCGCGGATCGCCGCGCAGAACCGGTTGGCCGGTTTTGTTCTCAACGACGCGCGCGCTGTCCGGTGCGAACTGGAGGGTCCCGGACCCCGCGTCGACGTGGCGGTCCGAACCCTTCGCGACGCCCCGCCGCCGCTGGCGTGTGTCGACTCGTTCGCCACCGAGATGCGTCCGGCGCTCGGGGAGACGGTTTTCCGCATCCTCGATAGCACGCCGTCCGGTGACGACGGTGACCGCACGCTGGTGTCACCCGACATCGCCACCTGCGCAGACTGCCTGCGCGAGTTGTTCGACCCCGCCGACCGGCGCCACCGCCATCCGTTCATCACCTGCACCAACTGCGGACCGCGGTACACGGTGATCACCGATGTGCCCTACGACCGCCCCACCACCACGATGGCGGGGTTCGCAATGTGCCCGTCATGCGCCGCCGAGTACGGTGACCCGGCCGACCGTCGCTATCACGCGCAGACCATCGCCTGTCCCGAATGTGGGCCGACATTGTCGTGGCATGGTCCGGGCCCGCACGGCGGTGCGGTCGAGTCGGCCGCCGCGGCGCTGCGCGCGGGCCTGATCGTCGCGGTCAAGGGCGTGGGCGGTTACCACCTCGCCTGCCGTGCCGATGACGACGATGCTGTCGCGCGGCTGCGACGACGAAAGAACCGGCCTGCCAAGCCCTTCGCGGTGATGGCCGCCGACATCGAGGCGGCGCGCCGAATCTGCCATGTCGACGATGCCGCCGCTCGGTCGCTGACGTCGGCGGCCGCCCCGATCGTGCTGCTGCCGGCACGGGCCGGAGCGGTCAGCATCCACGTCGCGCCGAACCTGACCGAGCTGGGCGTCATGCTGGCCTACTCGCCGGTGCACCACCTGCTGTTCGCCGAGCCCGACATGCCGGCACTGGTGATGACCTCGGCCAACCAGGGCGGTTCGCCGATCGTGTTCCGCGACGGTGACCTGGATTGGATCGACGGCCTCGCCGATGCGGTGTTGACCCACGACCGGCCGATTCACGTGCCCTGCGAAGACTCCGTGGTGAGCATCGACGATGACGGAAACGAGGTCCCGCTGAGGCGCTCTCGCGGCTACGCGCCACTTCCGGTGTCCATCGGTTCCGGCGAGCCCGACGACCTGCCGGTGATCCTCGCCACGGGCGGTGACATCAAGACCACATTCGCGTTGACAGGCAGGCACGGCCGCGCACATCTGTCGTCGCACCTGGGCGACATGGCCGACCCGCGCACCCAGGACTGCTTCGCGGCCGCGGTGGATCACCTGGGTTTTCTCACCGGCAGTGCGCCCACCGTGCTCGCGCACGACCTGCACCCGCAGTACGCGACCACGCGGTGGGCCCAACGGCGGGGCGATCGGCTCCTGGCCGTGCAGCACCACCACGCACACGTCGTCTCGCTGCTCGCCGAACACCGCAGGCTCGGCGAGCCGATCATCGCGGTCACCTACGACGGCACCGGTTTCGGCACCGACGGCACGATCTGGGGTGGCGAGCTGCTCGCAGTCCGCGATCCGGCTCGCTTCACCCGGGTCGGCCACCTGGCACCGTTCGCGCTGCCGGGTGGCGAAGGAGCGGTGCGCCAACCCGCGCGCATCGCGCTGGACCTGCTCGACCGGGCCGGGATCGAGGCGTCCGACGATCTCCCGCCGGTGGCCGCCCTCGGCGCAGCCGGCCTGCACATCCTCACCCAGCAACTGCGGCGCGGCGTGGGATGCGTGCCCACCACAAGCATGGGGCGGCTCTTCGATGCGGTGTCCAGCCTTCTCGGGGTGTGCCGGCAGGTCAGCTACGAAGGTCAGGCCGCGATCGAGCTGGAGCACCGGGCCCGTGCCGGGCGTCCCTGGCGGGCCGTCGACTTCGAGGTGACCGCCGGAGTCCTCGACCCGGCACCGGTGATCACCGCGTTGGTCGACGGGGTGCGCCGCGGGGTGCCCACCGCCGATCTGGCCATGGCGTTTCACGACGCCGTCGTGCGCGCGACGGTGCGGGCCGCGGGCGACGCCGCGGTGGCCGCGGGTATCCCGACCATCGGGCTGACCGGCGGGGTGTTCGCCAACCGCAGGCTGCTGGCCGGAATCACCCGCGGCCTCCGTGCGCGCGGGCTGGAAGTGCTCACCCACCGGGTGGTGCCGTGCAATGACGGCGGACTGGCGTTGGGGCAGGCGGCTGTCGCAGCGGCAACGCTCTCGCAAAGGATGTTTCGGGAAAGGAGCGGTCCATGTGCCTCGGAATCCCCGGCAAGGTGA
- a CDS encoding Lrp/AsnC family transcriptional regulator gives MAAESSGYRGEGPVSSKDVRAAVDDIDRRILTALHSDARISNSALAELVGIAPSTCHGRVRRLQELGVIGGFYADIDPAAIGLTLQAMISVSLQFTARGKIRNFIQQIRSKPQVMDVYFLAGADDFILHVAARDTDDLRAFVVENLNADADVAGTQTSLIFEHLRGASPL, from the coding sequence ATGGCCGCAGAATCATCGGGTTATCGTGGGGAAGGGCCCGTGTCGTCGAAGGATGTTCGGGCCGCCGTCGACGACATCGACCGGCGGATCCTCACCGCGCTGCACTCGGACGCGCGTATCTCCAACAGTGCGCTGGCCGAACTCGTCGGCATCGCGCCGTCGACCTGCCACGGCCGGGTGCGTCGCCTGCAGGAGCTGGGGGTGATCGGCGGGTTCTACGCCGACATCGATCCGGCGGCGATCGGGCTGACACTTCAGGCGATGATCTCGGTCAGCCTGCAGTTCACTGCGCGCGGCAAGATCCGCAACTTCATTCAGCAGATCCGCAGCAAGCCGCAGGTGATGGACGTGTATTTCCTGGCCGGTGCCGACGACTTCATCCTGCATGTGGCCGCCCGTGACACCGACGACCTGCGGGCGTTCGTGGTGGAGAATCTCAACGCCGACGCCGACGTCGCGGGCACGCAGACGTCGCTGATCTTCGAGCACCTGCGCGGCGCCTCGCCGCTGTGA
- a CDS encoding nickel-dependent hydrogenase large subunit, whose amino-acid sequence MASKLDLFVSPLGRVEGDLDVRVTIEDGVVTSAWTEAAMFRGFEIILQGKDPQSGLVVCPRICGICGGSHLYKSAYALDTAWRTHMPHNATLVRNICQACETLQSIPRYFYALFAIDLTNKNYAKSALYDEAVRRFAPYVGTSYQPGVVLSAKPVEVYAIYGGQWPHSSFMVPGGVMCAPTLSDVTRSIAILEHWNDAWLEGQWLGCSVDRWLENKTWNDVLAWVDENEAQYNSDCGFFIRYCLDVGLDKYGQGVGNYLATGTYFEPSLYENPTIDGRNAALIGRSGVYADGRYFEFDQANVREDVTHSFYQGDRPLHPFDGETIPIDPEQGRKQGKYSWAKSPRYAVGDLGNIPLEAGPLARRMAAAGPDAAAHQDNDPLFGDIYNTIGPSVMVRQLARMHEAPKYYKWTRQWLDALELKESFYTKPTEYAEGKGFGSTEAARGALSDWIVIEDSKIKNYQVVTPTAWNIGPRDGSEVLGPIERALVGSPIVDAEDPVELGHVARSFDSCLVCTVHAYDGKTGRELSKFVINGMV is encoded by the coding sequence ATGGCGTCAAAGCTGGATCTCTTCGTCAGCCCGCTCGGCCGCGTCGAGGGTGACCTCGACGTCCGCGTCACGATCGAGGACGGGGTCGTCACCTCGGCGTGGACCGAGGCGGCGATGTTCCGCGGATTCGAGATCATCCTGCAGGGCAAGGACCCTCAGTCGGGACTGGTGGTGTGCCCGCGCATCTGCGGCATCTGCGGCGGAAGCCATCTCTACAAGTCCGCGTATGCCTTGGACACCGCGTGGCGCACCCACATGCCGCACAACGCGACGCTGGTGCGCAACATCTGTCAGGCGTGTGAGACGTTGCAGTCGATCCCGCGCTACTTCTATGCACTGTTCGCCATCGATCTGACCAACAAGAACTATGCGAAGTCGGCGTTGTATGACGAGGCTGTCCGCCGATTCGCGCCGTATGTCGGCACCAGCTACCAACCCGGTGTCGTGTTGAGCGCCAAACCTGTTGAGGTGTATGCGATCTACGGCGGGCAATGGCCCCACTCGAGCTTCATGGTTCCGGGCGGGGTGATGTGCGCCCCCACGCTCAGTGACGTCACCCGTTCCATCGCGATCCTCGAGCACTGGAACGATGCCTGGCTGGAAGGCCAGTGGCTGGGCTGTTCGGTGGACCGCTGGCTGGAAAACAAGACCTGGAACGACGTACTGGCCTGGGTGGACGAGAACGAAGCGCAGTACAACAGCGACTGCGGGTTCTTCATCAGGTACTGCCTGGACGTCGGGCTCGACAAGTACGGCCAGGGGGTGGGCAATTACCTTGCCACCGGAACATATTTCGAGCCGTCCCTGTACGAGAACCCCACGATCGACGGCCGCAACGCAGCATTGATCGGCCGCTCCGGGGTGTACGCCGACGGTCGTTACTTCGAGTTCGACCAGGCCAACGTCCGCGAGGACGTCACGCACTCCTTCTACCAGGGCGACCGGCCACTGCACCCGTTCGACGGCGAGACCATCCCGATCGACCCCGAGCAGGGACGCAAGCAGGGCAAGTACAGCTGGGCCAAGTCGCCGCGCTACGCCGTGGGGGATCTGGGCAATATCCCGTTGGAGGCAGGACCGCTGGCGCGCCGCATGGCGGCGGCCGGACCCGACGCCGCCGCGCATCAGGACAACGACCCGCTGTTCGGCGACATCTACAACACCATCGGCCCGTCGGTGATGGTGCGCCAACTGGCCCGCATGCACGAGGCACCCAAGTACTACAAGTGGACGCGGCAGTGGCTCGATGCGTTGGAGCTGAAGGAGAGCTTCTACACCAAGCCCACCGAGTACGCCGAAGGCAAGGGTTTCGGTTCCACCGAAGCCGCGCGCGGTGCACTGTCGGACTGGATCGTGATCGAGGACAGCAAGATCAAGAACTACCAGGTGGTCACTCCCACCGCGTGGAACATCGGACCTCGGGACGGCTCGGAGGTGCTCGGCCCGATCGAGCGGGCGCTGGTCGGATCCCCGATCGTCGACGCCGAGGATCCGGTCGAACTCGGCCACGTCGCCCGCAGTTTCGATTCCTGCCTGGTGTGCACGGTGCATGCCTACGACGGCAAGACCGGCCGGGAACTGAGCAAGTTCGTGATCAACGGGATGGTGTGA
- the hypB gene encoding hydrogenase nickel incorporation protein HypB has product MGRFHRHDDGTAHTHDHDGSPSHDHGDHSGYHTAAERVDVLEAIFSENDLRAAANRNAFEENGIRALNLMSSPGSGKTSLLAVTLDELVGEIAIGVIEGDIATDLDAARLEGRGAQISLLNTDNGFGGECHLDAPMVHRALAGLNLAGLDLVVIENVGNLVCPAEFDVGEHAKVMVYSLTEGEDKPLKYPVMFRAVDVVLLNKIDLAPYLDADVATYTERIRQVNPTATVLPVSAKTGEGMSEWYRWLRAFAKD; this is encoded by the coding sequence ATGGGTAGGTTCCACCGCCATGACGACGGGACGGCGCACACCCACGACCATGACGGCAGCCCTTCCCACGACCACGGTGACCACAGCGGCTACCACACCGCCGCCGAGCGTGTCGACGTGCTGGAGGCCATCTTCTCCGAGAACGACCTGCGTGCCGCGGCGAACCGAAATGCCTTCGAAGAAAACGGGATCCGTGCGCTGAACCTGATGAGCTCGCCCGGATCGGGCAAGACCAGCCTGCTCGCGGTCACACTTGACGAGCTGGTCGGCGAGATCGCGATCGGTGTCATCGAAGGTGACATCGCCACCGACCTGGATGCCGCAAGGCTTGAAGGTCGGGGCGCGCAGATCTCACTCCTGAACACCGACAACGGTTTCGGCGGTGAGTGCCATCTCGATGCCCCGATGGTGCACCGGGCACTGGCCGGCCTCAATCTTGCCGGTCTCGACCTGGTCGTCATCGAGAATGTCGGAAACCTGGTGTGTCCCGCCGAATTCGACGTGGGCGAGCACGCGAAGGTGATGGTGTACTCACTGACCGAGGGCGAGGACAAGCCGCTGAAGTACCCGGTGATGTTCCGCGCCGTCGATGTGGTGCTGCTGAACAAGATCGACCTGGCGCCCTACCTGGACGCAGACGTCGCGACCTACACGGAGCGGATCCGGCAGGTCAACCCCACGGCCACGGTGCTGCCGGTGAGCGCGAAGACAGGCGAGGGCATGTCCGAGTGGTACCGGTGGCTACGGGCCTTCGCCAAGGACTGA
- a CDS encoding AraC family transcriptional regulator, with protein MRSRGVPPALTEHEIFYTEDISKAKRLIGRALSPLTLTVDPADADGFAATMHGIRLRNVSMLYLDLHVPASIDIPESGRYYAVHMPMNGVATVHHPSSTFQASTMRSLVSSPGVPLRIDLGVDTPQLLIRIEQQAMAAHVTRLIGRNLARPLVFEPEFDLATEAAMRWHAAVQLVHTEVYHAGSLIQKGRAIGPVEELVMSSLLHLQPSNYHADITQPSPPDPRRTVIQQAMDFIDDHLAERITMDSLATAVHMSVRSIQQGFRSELGMSPMAFVRERRLERVHEELADAIPSDGVTVTAVAERWGFHHLGSFAVEYRKRWGEAPSETLRR; from the coding sequence GTGCGTTCGCGCGGGGTGCCGCCGGCGCTCACCGAGCACGAGATCTTCTACACCGAGGACATCAGCAAGGCGAAGCGGCTGATCGGCCGCGCCTTGTCGCCGCTGACGCTGACGGTGGATCCCGCCGACGCCGACGGGTTCGCGGCCACCATGCACGGCATCCGGCTGCGCAACGTCAGCATGCTCTACCTCGACCTGCACGTGCCCGCCTCGATCGACATCCCGGAGTCGGGCCGCTACTACGCGGTGCACATGCCGATGAACGGGGTGGCCACGGTTCACCACCCGTCCTCGACGTTTCAGGCCAGCACGATGCGCTCACTGGTCTCAAGCCCGGGTGTGCCGCTGCGCATCGACCTCGGTGTCGACACCCCGCAACTGCTGATCCGCATCGAGCAGCAGGCGATGGCCGCCCATGTGACCCGGCTGATCGGCCGTAATCTGGCGCGGCCGTTGGTGTTCGAGCCCGAGTTCGACCTGGCCACCGAGGCGGCGATGCGCTGGCACGCGGCGGTTCAGCTCGTGCACACCGAGGTCTACCACGCCGGCTCGCTGATTCAGAAGGGTCGCGCGATCGGGCCGGTCGAGGAACTGGTGATGAGCAGCCTGCTGCACCTCCAACCGTCGAACTACCACGCCGACATCACCCAGCCCTCACCCCCGGATCCCCGCCGCACGGTCATCCAGCAGGCGATGGATTTCATCGACGACCATCTGGCGGAACGCATCACGATGGATTCGCTGGCGACCGCCGTGCACATGAGCGTGCGGTCGATTCAGCAGGGCTTCCGCTCCGAACTCGGCATGTCGCCGATGGCGTTCGTCCGTGAGCGGCGCTTGGAGCGGGTGCACGAGGAACTCGCCGACGCCATCCCGTCCGATGGTGTGACGGTGACCGCGGTGGCCGAGCGCTGGGGTTTCCACCATCTCGGCAGCTTTGCGGTGGAGTACCGGAAACGCTGGGGCGAGGCGCCGTCGGAGACGCTGCGCCGCTGA
- the hypD gene encoding hydrogenase formation protein HypD → MRYLDEFRDPAAAAVLVDAIRRRATKPWTIMEVCGGQTHSIIRNGIDQLLAGAVEFIHGPGCPVCVTPLEMIDRALAIAAREDVIFCSFGDMLRVPGSSQDLFGVRARGGDVRIVYSPLDATRIAADNPDKQVVFFGVGFETTAPANAMAVLHAQRLGLTNFSMLVSHVLVPPAITAILSSPTNRVQGFLAAGHVCSVMGTAEYQPLVEQFGVPIVVTGFEPLDLLEGVRQVVELLEEGTPALRNAYPRAVSAEGNVVAKQTLADVFTVTDRQWRGIGMIPRSGWTLSPRYADYDAERRFGVGHLQVAESAECHSGEVLQGLLKPNECPAFGRTCTPRTPLGATMVSSEGACAAYYQFRRLETAGGAPAPTSKPAHA, encoded by the coding sequence ATGAGATATCTCGACGAGTTCCGCGACCCGGCGGCGGCAGCGGTGTTGGTCGACGCGATCCGCCGTCGGGCCACGAAGCCCTGGACCATCATGGAAGTCTGCGGTGGACAGACACATTCGATCATCCGCAACGGAATCGACCAGTTGCTGGCCGGAGCGGTCGAGTTCATCCACGGCCCGGGCTGCCCGGTGTGCGTCACGCCGCTGGAGATGATCGACCGGGCCCTGGCCATCGCGGCGCGCGAGGACGTCATCTTCTGCTCGTTCGGCGACATGCTGCGGGTTCCCGGCAGCAGCCAGGACCTGTTCGGCGTGCGCGCCCGCGGTGGAGACGTCCGCATCGTGTACTCCCCACTGGACGCCACCCGGATCGCCGCGGACAACCCGGACAAGCAGGTGGTGTTCTTCGGTGTCGGGTTCGAGACCACCGCACCGGCCAACGCGATGGCGGTGCTGCACGCCCAGCGACTCGGGCTGACCAACTTCTCGATGCTGGTCTCGCATGTGCTGGTGCCGCCGGCGATCACCGCGATCCTGTCGTCACCGACGAACCGCGTGCAGGGCTTCCTGGCCGCCGGCCACGTCTGCTCGGTCATGGGCACCGCCGAATATCAGCCCCTGGTCGAACAATTCGGGGTGCCCATCGTCGTCACCGGTTTCGAACCGCTGGACCTGCTCGAAGGCGTGCGGCAGGTGGTCGAGCTACTGGAAGAGGGCACACCCGCGCTGCGCAACGCCTACCCCCGCGCCGTCAGCGCCGAGGGCAACGTGGTGGCTAAGCAGACGCTCGCCGACGTGTTCACGGTCACCGACCGGCAGTGGCGCGGCATCGGCATGATCCCGCGGTCCGGATGGACCCTGTCGCCACGCTATGCGGACTACGACGCCGAGCGGCGGTTCGGTGTCGGGCATCTGCAGGTGGCCGAATCCGCCGAGTGCCACAGTGGGGAGGTCCTGCAGGGGCTGCTCAAGCCCAACGAGTGTCCGGCGTTCGGCCGCACCTGTACGCCGCGCACACCGCTGGGCGCGACCATGGTGTCCAGCGAGGGCGCGTGTGCCGCGTACTACCAGTTCCGCCGGCTGGAAACGGCCGGAGGCGCGCCGGCGCCGACATCGAAGCCAGCGCATGCCTGA
- a CDS encoding DUF1641 domain-containing protein — protein sequence MNTNGGSSTPVLDPTVSGPSAALRDRLDDPRVAEALDTLLEHADLLAVLVTGLDGFVRRGDDITANLTSAIGELKGQTGDLGELSASLAVLTSGLVNAAPAISTLLNSSLTKPQGADVVAALGDALVSARQSMPASPRGVRGVWKTLRGAARDPDVTRGLVYLLEVARAFGRRV from the coding sequence GTGAACACCAACGGTGGGTCGTCAACTCCCGTTCTGGATCCGACCGTCTCCGGACCGTCCGCCGCGCTCCGGGACCGCCTCGACGACCCCCGGGTCGCCGAAGCGCTGGACACGTTGCTCGAGCATGCAGATCTGTTGGCAGTCCTGGTCACCGGGCTCGACGGTTTCGTCCGTCGCGGCGACGACATCACCGCGAACCTGACCTCGGCGATCGGTGAGCTCAAGGGCCAAACCGGTGACCTCGGCGAGTTGTCGGCCAGCCTGGCCGTTCTGACGAGTGGGCTGGTGAACGCGGCGCCGGCGATCAGCACGCTGCTGAACTCCTCACTGACCAAGCCGCAGGGCGCCGACGTGGTCGCCGCCCTCGGCGACGCGCTGGTGTCGGCGCGGCAGTCGATGCCGGCGTCGCCCCGCGGGGTCCGTGGGGTGTGGAAGACGCTGCGCGGCGCCGCCAGGGATCCCGACGTCACACGTGGTCTCGTCTACCTGCTCGAAGTGGCCCGGGCCTTCGGGCGACGAGTCTGA
- a CDS encoding hydrogenase maturation nickel metallochaperone HypA, translated as MHELSLCHAIAGVVKTHAAGRRVDVVRVRVGALRQVVPDSLLFCWTIVREHEHLGDAELELERVPAAVDCRGCGRQSEIASRWSVCCPSCGSGDVAVVRGDEFLVTSIDVASEVGHG; from the coding sequence GTGCACGAGTTGTCGTTATGTCACGCCATCGCCGGCGTGGTGAAGACGCATGCCGCCGGCCGTCGGGTCGATGTGGTGCGGGTGCGGGTGGGCGCGCTGCGCCAGGTGGTGCCGGACTCGCTCCTGTTCTGCTGGACGATCGTCCGTGAGCACGAGCACCTCGGCGACGCCGAACTGGAGCTCGAACGGGTACCCGCGGCGGTGGATTGCCGCGGCTGCGGACGGCAGTCCGAGATCGCCTCCCGGTGGTCGGTCTGCTGTCCCTCATGCGGCAGCGGGGATGTCGCCGTGGTGCGCGGCGACGAGTTCCTGGTGACCTCGATCGACGTGGCCTCCGAGGTCGGGCATGGGTAG